From the genome of Denticeps clupeoides chromosome 4, fDenClu1.1, whole genome shotgun sequence, one region includes:
- the LOC114789292 gene encoding WW domain binding protein 1-like isoform X1: MEDPQVEHGLTAEKMTLLLPDGTVAEVTVSPETKQKVTASPEMASDADMGTISKDVKFQGGQQTMDNSKYCNGVDSKPGYLCNTGHCCGETGCCTYFYELWWFWLLLTVLVLFSCCCVYRHRRAKLRIQQQQRQREINLTAYHRACNYPTSMLDLSFLASFKLPSYEEVAAQPSTPPPPYSSVFALQAGAPYARAGPSGTISSQSSHSNYTSCSCESCSLTSPSSTSFSVQVVDETDTSNASTPSDGEASRVPSGGQETSTPAPAPPMTQLAMPTDAVDLMASPSLVLSDSLGSMSPQRQEAEAEQSPTQDCLSPRSILSPPKHALFSPNVDFFEPDRHPSSNPDIVGSIMGQEENREEEEEEEDPEENHFSHRRLTGDSGIEVCRCQVKCEEEDDEDEDVAKGRERGGASKNEAIRGKEEAGLLHDSVDCSVRAAQAAQSQLPPEDFPSQRGPTSAVQGGGDPIIAAESS, translated from the exons ATGGAGGATCCTCAGGTGGAACATGGACTGACGGCGGAGAAG ATGACCTTACTGCTGCCTGATGGGACTGTGGCTGAG GTAACAGTATCTCCTGAAACAAAGCAAAAG GTGACAGCATCTCCTGAAATGGCATCCGATGCTGATATGGGAACAATCAGCAAG GATGTGAAGTTCCAGGGTGGTCAGCAGACTATGGACAATTCCAAGTACTGTAACGGAGTAGACAGCAAGCCCGGCTACCTGTGTAACACTGGCCATTGCTGCGGAGAGACGGGCTGCTGCACTTACTTCTACGAGCTCTGGT gGTTCTGGCTGCTCTTGACTGTGCTGGTactgttcagctgctgctgcgTGTACCGGCACCGGCGTGCGAAGTTACgcatccagcagcagcagaggcagAGGGAGATAAACCTCACAGCCTACCACAGGGCCTGCAACTACCCCACGTCAATGCTGGACCTCA GTTTCCTAGCTTCTTTCAAACTCCCTTCATATGAAGAGGTGGCAGCCCAGCCCAGCACCCCTCCGCCCCCCTACAGTTCGGTGTTTGCCTTGCAGGCCGGGGCTCCGTACGCCCGCGCCGGACCTAGTGGCACCATCTCCTCCCAGAGCTCCCACAGCAACTACACCAGCTGCTCCTGCGAGTCCTGCTCCCTCACCTCGCCCAGCAGCACCTCCTTCTCCGTGCAAGTGGTCGACGAGACCGACACCAGCAACGCGTCCACTCCAAGCGACGGCGAAGCCTCTCGGGTGCCGAGTGGCGGCCAGGAGACCAGCACTCCAGCGCCTGCGCCACCGATGACGCAACTCGCGATGCCAACCGATGCTGTGGACTTAATGGCGTCACCATCTCTGGTGCTGTCAGACTCTTTAGGGTCGATGTCACCGCAAAGGCAGGAGGCCGAAGCTGAGCAGAGCCCCACGCAGGACTGCTTGTCTCCCAGATCCATCCTGTCGCCCCCCAAGCACGCCCTCTTCTCCCCCAACGTGGACTTTTTCGAGCCGGACCGCCACCCGTCCTCGAATCCTGACATTGTGGGGAGTATCATGGGGCAGGAAGAgaacagggaggaggaggaggaggaagaggacccAGAGGAGAACCACTTCTCCCACCGCCGTCTGACCGGTGACTCTGGCATTGAGGTCTGTCGCTGCCAGGTGAAgtgtgaggaagaggatgacGAGGATGAGGATGTTGCCAAAGGCAGAGAAAGGGGCGGGGCGAGCAAAAATGAAGCAATAAGGGGGAAGGAAGAGGCAGGGCTTTTGCATGACAGCGTGGACTGCTCAGTCCGCGCAGCGCAGGCCGCCCAGTCGCAGCTTCCGCCCGAGGACTTCCCCTCTCAGCGAGGACCCACGTCAGCAGTCCAGGGGGGCGGAGACCCCATCATCGCCGCGGAGTCCTCGTGA
- the LOC114789292 gene encoding WW domain-binding protein 1-like isoform X2 produces MTLLLPDGTVAEVTVSPETKQKVTASPEMASDADMGTISKDVKFQGGQQTMDNSKYCNGVDSKPGYLCNTGHCCGETGCCTYFYELWWFWLLLTVLVLFSCCCVYRHRRAKLRIQQQQRQREINLTAYHRACNYPTSMLDLSFLASFKLPSYEEVAAQPSTPPPPYSSVFALQAGAPYARAGPSGTISSQSSHSNYTSCSCESCSLTSPSSTSFSVQVVDETDTSNASTPSDGEASRVPSGGQETSTPAPAPPMTQLAMPTDAVDLMASPSLVLSDSLGSMSPQRQEAEAEQSPTQDCLSPRSILSPPKHALFSPNVDFFEPDRHPSSNPDIVGSIMGQEENREEEEEEEDPEENHFSHRRLTGDSGIEVCRCQVKCEEEDDEDEDVAKGRERGGASKNEAIRGKEEAGLLHDSVDCSVRAAQAAQSQLPPEDFPSQRGPTSAVQGGGDPIIAAESS; encoded by the exons ATGACCTTACTGCTGCCTGATGGGACTGTGGCTGAG GTAACAGTATCTCCTGAAACAAAGCAAAAG GTGACAGCATCTCCTGAAATGGCATCCGATGCTGATATGGGAACAATCAGCAAG GATGTGAAGTTCCAGGGTGGTCAGCAGACTATGGACAATTCCAAGTACTGTAACGGAGTAGACAGCAAGCCCGGCTACCTGTGTAACACTGGCCATTGCTGCGGAGAGACGGGCTGCTGCACTTACTTCTACGAGCTCTGGT gGTTCTGGCTGCTCTTGACTGTGCTGGTactgttcagctgctgctgcgTGTACCGGCACCGGCGTGCGAAGTTACgcatccagcagcagcagaggcagAGGGAGATAAACCTCACAGCCTACCACAGGGCCTGCAACTACCCCACGTCAATGCTGGACCTCA GTTTCCTAGCTTCTTTCAAACTCCCTTCATATGAAGAGGTGGCAGCCCAGCCCAGCACCCCTCCGCCCCCCTACAGTTCGGTGTTTGCCTTGCAGGCCGGGGCTCCGTACGCCCGCGCCGGACCTAGTGGCACCATCTCCTCCCAGAGCTCCCACAGCAACTACACCAGCTGCTCCTGCGAGTCCTGCTCCCTCACCTCGCCCAGCAGCACCTCCTTCTCCGTGCAAGTGGTCGACGAGACCGACACCAGCAACGCGTCCACTCCAAGCGACGGCGAAGCCTCTCGGGTGCCGAGTGGCGGCCAGGAGACCAGCACTCCAGCGCCTGCGCCACCGATGACGCAACTCGCGATGCCAACCGATGCTGTGGACTTAATGGCGTCACCATCTCTGGTGCTGTCAGACTCTTTAGGGTCGATGTCACCGCAAAGGCAGGAGGCCGAAGCTGAGCAGAGCCCCACGCAGGACTGCTTGTCTCCCAGATCCATCCTGTCGCCCCCCAAGCACGCCCTCTTCTCCCCCAACGTGGACTTTTTCGAGCCGGACCGCCACCCGTCCTCGAATCCTGACATTGTGGGGAGTATCATGGGGCAGGAAGAgaacagggaggaggaggaggaggaagaggacccAGAGGAGAACCACTTCTCCCACCGCCGTCTGACCGGTGACTCTGGCATTGAGGTCTGTCGCTGCCAGGTGAAgtgtgaggaagaggatgacGAGGATGAGGATGTTGCCAAAGGCAGAGAAAGGGGCGGGGCGAGCAAAAATGAAGCAATAAGGGGGAAGGAAGAGGCAGGGCTTTTGCATGACAGCGTGGACTGCTCAGTCCGCGCAGCGCAGGCCGCCCAGTCGCAGCTTCCGCCCGAGGACTTCCCCTCTCAGCGAGGACCCACGTCAGCAGTCCAGGGGGGCGGAGACCCCATCATCGCCGCGGAGTCCTCGTGA